The genome window CTCGCTGGCGGGGAGCATTCACCGCAATTATGACCTGCTCTTGCAGAACGACCTGTACGTGGTGGGCGAGCATCACCTGCGCGTTTCGCACTGTCTGATTGGGTTGCCCGGGGCGCGGCTGGAGGAAATTGAGAGCGTCATCAGCCATCCGCAGGCGCTGGCGCAATGCGATGGCACGCTCCGCCGCCTGGGGGTGAAGACCGAGCCGGTGTACGATACCGCCGGGTCGGTGCGTCTGGTGCAGGCAGAGGGCAACCCGCGCCGCGCTGCCATTGCCTCGCGGCGGGCGGCACAGTTGTACGGCATGTCCATCCTTGCCGAAGCCATTGAGGATAACCCGCTGAACTTCACCCGCTTTCTCATCGTGGCAGCAGAGCCGGTGCATCCGCGCGGGGATGCCAAGACCTCCATCGTCTTTGCCCTGCAGAATGCCCCCGGCGCGCTGTTCAAAGCCCTCAGCGTGTTTGCC of Anaerolinea thermophila UNI-1 contains these proteins:
- the pheA gene encoding prephenate dehydratase, with the translated sequence MKVAFQGEPGAYSEAALLEHFGGQAQSLPCETFEQVFQAVAEGNARYGFLPIENSLAGSIHRNYDLLLQNDLYVVGEHHLRVSHCLIGLPGARLEEIESVISHPQALAQCDGTLRRLGVKTEPVYDTAGSVRLVQAEGNPRRAAIASRRAAQLYGMSILAEAIEDNPLNFTRFLIVAAEPVHPRGDAKTSIVFALQNAPGALFKALSVFALREIDLTKIESRPLVGKPWEYLFYIDLAGSTEETRVQNALHNLNEFATFLRVLGAYPRHRFTEPFSS